A section of the Orenia marismortui DSM 5156 genome encodes:
- a CDS encoding DUF4153 domain-containing protein, which produces MKLGALMGTSRISGTLSDMPPYERGEDIMEKLEKKISKNMDNPSELEIIFRKNPDEFRMAFDKVFSENPNSLVLRVWKERLYFKSSKQVKKESQNNSNGIVFITVLSLFAGTIAKIVFGLMESNSLNPANLIFSVLPVLAFYFIMRNKIPPKIVLVVSALFIGSLTYINILPIDNASDSIYLANLHLPFFLWTLVGVAFIGNDITNLHKRMDYLRYNGEVVIYSTIILICGVILTGLTLSLFMVVDINITEFYITTVVVYGIAATPIVATYLNRVRNNVVDDFAPYLAKIFSPLILVTLVIYLIIVVVLQKNPYTDRNFLLIFNMMLLTVLAITIFTISERKADSSKNLNDYITASLIAVALLINGVALSAILFRLTSYGITPNRIAVLGVNLIVFVNLILITINYYGFLVGKNTIESVEKSITKYLPIYSIWTIIVTFIFPLIFNFK; this is translated from the coding sequence TTGAAGTTAGGAGCATTAATGGGGACGTCGCGAATCTCAGGAACGTTATCAGACATGCCCCCTTATGAGAGAGGAGAAGATATTATGGAGAAATTAGAAAAAAAGATTTCTAAAAACATGGATAATCCTAGTGAGTTAGAGATTATTTTTAGGAAAAATCCTGATGAATTTAGAATGGCTTTTGATAAAGTATTTTCAGAAAATCCTAATTCTTTAGTTTTAAGAGTTTGGAAAGAAAGACTATATTTTAAATCTTCTAAGCAAGTTAAAAAGGAATCGCAAAATAATTCAAATGGAATAGTATTTATTACTGTTTTATCTTTATTTGCAGGAACTATTGCAAAAATAGTTTTTGGATTAATGGAAAGTAATTCATTGAATCCTGCTAATTTAATTTTTTCAGTATTACCAGTGTTAGCCTTCTATTTTATTATGAGGAATAAAATTCCCCCAAAAATTGTTTTAGTGGTTTCAGCTCTTTTTATAGGCTCATTAACATATATCAATATTTTACCTATTGATAATGCTTCAGATAGTATATATCTTGCTAATTTACATCTGCCATTTTTCTTATGGACTTTAGTAGGGGTTGCATTTATAGGAAATGATATTACAAATCTACATAAACGAATGGATTATTTGCGATATAATGGAGAGGTTGTGATTTATAGTACTATTATTCTGATTTGTGGAGTTATTTTAACTGGTTTAACACTTAGTCTATTTATGGTTGTTGATATTAATATTACTGAATTTTATATTACTACGGTTGTAGTATATGGAATTGCAGCTACACCAATTGTAGCTACTTATTTAAATAGAGTTAGAAATAATGTAGTTGATGATTTTGCACCATATTTAGCAAAAATATTTAGTCCACTTATTCTTGTGACCTTAGTTATATATTTAATTATAGTTGTTGTATTACAGAAAAATCCGTATACAGATAGAAATTTTTTGCTTATTTTTAATATGATGCTTTTAACGGTTTTAGCAATAACTATATTTACTATATCAGAAAGAAAAGCTGATTCTTCGAAAAATTTAAATGACTATATAACTGCTTCTTTAATAGCTGTAGCTTTATTAATTAATGGAGTTGCTTTATCAGCTATTTTGTTTAGATTAACTTCCTATGGTATAACTCCAAATAGAATTGCTGTATTAGGAGTAAATTTAATAGTTTTTGTAAACCTGATTTTAATAACAATTAATTATTATGGGTTCTTAGTAGGTAAGAATACAATTGAATCAGTTGAGAAATCAATTACTAAATATTTGCCTATATATTCTATATGGACTATTATTGTTACCTTTATTTTTCCATTAATTTTTAATTTTAAGTAA
- a CDS encoding IS110 family RNA-guided transposase, whose product MNYNRNRKIMQVKTSTLVIGVDIAKKKHVARAQDYRGIEYGKALAFQNSKEGFDNFSKWMFKLKDQYEKEDIIVGMEPTGHYWLNLAQLLRCKEIKLVLVNPSHTKRSKELDDNSPTKNDKKDAKVIAQLVKDGRYSEPNIPVGVYADVRVAMTHMERLNKDLQRVVGKIHQFIDKYFPEYLTVFKGWDGKASLVTLKTFPLPSEVVKMTPEEIVSIWKKKVKRAVGIKRAKKLIRAAENSVGLTEGAEIAKFELNYFLDQYENITNQSEELTNKIEELLKKVPDSESMLSIKGVGIKTVAGFISEVGDINNYEHPRQIQKLAGLNLMENSSGKHKGRTCITKRGRAKLRALLYRVMLPLVAKNEEFKALHEYYTTRSENPLKKKQSLVALSCKLIRVLFALWKKQVKYDSEKLFRDIKRSNLQEAA is encoded by the coding sequence ATGAATTATAATCGAAATCGTAAAATAATGCAAGTAAAAACTTCAACTTTAGTGATTGGGGTTGATATTGCAAAGAAAAAGCATGTTGCAAGAGCTCAAGATTATCGTGGTATTGAATACGGAAAAGCGTTAGCTTTTCAAAATTCAAAAGAAGGATTTGATAACTTTTCAAAGTGGATGTTTAAATTAAAAGATCAATATGAGAAAGAAGATATAATAGTTGGAATGGAGCCAACAGGTCATTATTGGTTGAATTTAGCTCAACTTTTAAGATGCAAGGAAATAAAGTTGGTATTAGTCAATCCAAGTCATACAAAGAGAAGTAAAGAGTTAGATGATAATTCTCCGACAAAGAATGATAAGAAAGATGCTAAAGTAATAGCTCAATTAGTTAAAGATGGGCGCTATTCAGAGCCTAATATACCAGTTGGTGTTTATGCTGATGTTCGTGTAGCAATGACCCATATGGAAAGATTAAATAAAGATTTACAACGGGTAGTAGGAAAGATACATCAGTTTATTGATAAGTATTTTCCTGAATATTTAACAGTATTTAAAGGTTGGGATGGAAAGGCGTCTTTAGTTACACTAAAGACATTTCCTCTGCCGTCTGAAGTAGTAAAAATGACACCAGAAGAAATAGTTTCAATTTGGAAGAAAAAAGTTAAAAGAGCAGTTGGAATAAAACGAGCTAAAAAGCTTATAAGAGCTGCTGAAAATTCAGTAGGTTTAACTGAAGGAGCTGAAATAGCAAAGTTTGAATTAAATTATTTCTTAGATCAATATGAAAATATAACAAATCAAAGCGAAGAATTAACCAATAAAATAGAAGAGTTATTAAAGAAAGTACCAGATTCAGAATCAATGTTAAGTATCAAAGGGGTAGGAATAAAGACAGTAGCAGGATTTATTTCAGAAGTTGGAGATATAAATAACTATGAACATCCACGACAAATACAAAAGCTAGCAGGGTTGAATTTAATGGAAAATAGTTCAGGCAAACATAAGGGAAGAACTTGTATTACTAAAAGGGGAAGAGCTAAATTGAGAGCTTTACTATATAGAGTGATGCTGCCTCTGGTAGCAAAGAACGAAGAGTTTAAAGCACTTCATGAATACTACACAACTCGCTCTGAAAACCCTTTGAAGAAAAAGCAATCCCTAGTAGCTTTATCATGCAAATTAATTAGAGTATTATTTGCCTTATGGAAAAAGCAAGTGAAATATGATAGTGAAAAATTATTTAGAGATATTAAGCGTTCAAATTTACAGGAAGCTGCTTAA